In one Arachis duranensis cultivar V14167 chromosome 9, aradu.V14167.gnm2.J7QH, whole genome shotgun sequence genomic region, the following are encoded:
- the LOC107467187 gene encoding protein FAR1-RELATED SEQUENCE 5-like: MSNVDYVDDTNNVDGFHGNLENPLRNSDELLDDDIFMDANLANAEVGASESNEGTHFDQLDESYKIDGWEDIGKTEFLNIVDVDIKRYHFSDLGVAFDFYNAFAKSKGFSGRKSKTRKHNGIINRQNFVCCREGFRRKKADNMHTRKQEPRAETRCGCKAKVQVSFDVVSGRWIVSKFSDLHNHDLLPPIFTAMLPGHRKIPAADIEQINIMRKGGLGTAHIFATLSSQSGGHHNVPFLPRDLYNQVAQQCRRLKGDASAALQFLRKMKSIDPVMVIRYEVDRFHSIKNLFWCDGISQMDYQLFGDVLAFDATYKKNKYHCPLVVFSGVNNHNRTVVFAAALVCDESEQTYIWLLKSLLEAMKGKAPILVITDGALSMKNAIEKIFPNAHHRLCAWHLIRNATSNVGNPRFTSQFKKCMLGDYEVGVFRSKWDRMVEEFDVQDKQWIIDMYDNRHSWATAHIRGKFFAGFRTTSRCEGLHSVIAKYVKSRYNLRDFVEHFDRCVAYIRFKDSLADFECAHGVPVMQTHLLSLEKSAANLYTREVFFLFRPIIIRSGSMKVLDCIDVGSYMLYIVVKYGSPNDTWQVSFCDLPMEFTCSCMRMESFGIPCEHILSVLVTLDICELPKCLVLDRWTKNVKQQIQDTRGFTWDCLKSTQYWCLMDWFRLVATLSAGKDDRFRSMRDWAINTVDKMKADDIASAVASSSAIPATHTDPRDPPIRRRAKDRAGQRCSICRELGHNKTTCPDRSKYDRGSHERHSLLTDDDAYEAMWDEEEDFIYEEDEGECAVNSSSKSSRDQDMEIDDSNYEFGNEDDGANEIN, encoded by the exons ATGTCTAATGTG GATTATGTAGATGACACCAATAATGTTGACGGGTTTCACGGGAATTTGGAGAATCCCTTGAGAAACAGTGATGAGCTCCTGGACGACGATATCTTCATGGATGCTAACTTGGCAAATGCAGAAGTTGGTGCTTCTGAATCCAATGAAGGTACCCATTTTGATCAATTGGATGAATCTTATAAGATTGACGGGTGGGAGGACATAGGAAAGACTGAGTTCTTGAATATTGTAGATGTTGATATAAAAAGATATCATTTCAGTGATCTAGGAGTGGCTTTTGATTTCTACAATGCATTTGCCAAGTCAAAGGGATTTAGTGGTCGAAAAAGTAAGACGCGAAAGCACAATGGGATAATCAATCGACAGAATTTTGTTTGTTGTCGCGAGGGCTTCCGACGAAAAAAGGCAGATAATATGCATACCAGAAAACAAGAGCCTAGAGCTGAAACTAGATGTGGCTGTAAGGCAAAGGTTCAGGTGTCATTTGACGTTGTTAGTGGTCGCTGGattgtttcaaaattttctgaTTTGCATAATCATGACCTTCTTCCTCCAATTTTTACTGCAATGCTTCCTGGTCACAGAAAAATACCTGCTGCAGATATTGAGCAAATAAATATAATGAGGAAGGGTGGATTAGGCACTGCACATATTTTTGCAACACTCTCAAGCCAATCTGGTGGTCACCACAATGTTCCCTTTTTGCCCAGGGACTTGTACAATCAAGTCGCACAGCAATGTCGACGGTTGAAGGGTGATGCTAGTGCAGCTCTTCAATTTTTGAGGAAGATGAAGTCCATTGATCCTGTCATGGTTATAAGATATGAGGTTGATAGGTTTCACTCgataaagaatttattttggtgtgatGGAATAAGCCAAATGGATTATCAATTGTTTGGTGATGTATTGGCTTTTGACGCTACTTACAAGAAGAACAAATATCATTGTCCGCTTGTCGTTTTTTCGGGTGTTAATAACCATAATCGCACAGTTGTCTTTGCGGCCGCTCTTGTGTGTGATGAGTCAGAGCAAACATATATTTGGTTGTTAAAAAGTTTACTGGAAGCAATGAAGGGGAAGGCCCCAATTTTAGTTATCACAGATGGTGCCCTTTCAATGAAAAATGCAATCGAAAAAATTTTTCCTAATGCACATCATCGCCTATGTGCTTGGCACCTTATTCGCAATGCCACAAGTAATGTAGGTAATCCTAGGTTCACATCGCAGTTTAAGAAGTGCATGCTGGGTGATTACGAGGTTGGTGTATTCCGTAGTAAGTGGGATCGGATGGTTGAAGAGTTTGATGTGCAAGACAAGCAATGGATAATTGATATGTATGATAACCGTCATAGTTGGGCAACAGCACATATCCGTGGGAAGTTCTTTGCTGGGTTTAGGACCACTTCTCGATGTGAGGGGTTGCACTCAGTTATTGCAAAGTATGTCAAGTCCAGGTATAATTTAAGAGATTTTGTAGAGCACTTTGATAGATGTGTTGCCTACATTCGTTTCAAAGATAGTCTAGCAGACTTTGAATGTGCACATGGAGTACCTGTGATGCAAACTCATTTATTGTCATTGGAGAAGTCTGCAGCTAATTTATATACAAGAGAGGTATTTTTTCTATTTCGCCCTATTATTATAAGGTCTGGTTCAATGAAAGTGTTAGATTGCATTGATGTTGGTTCTTATATGTTATACATTGTGGTTAAGTATGGTAGTCCTAACGATACATGGCAAGTATCTTTCTGTGATTTACCAATGGAGTTTACTTGCTCCTGTATGAGGATGGAGTCATTTGGCATTCCTTGCGAACACATTCTATCTGTTTTAGTTACACTTGACATTTGTGAATTGCCAAAATGTTTAGTTCTAGATAGGTGGACCAAAAATGTGAAACAACAAATACAAGATACAAGGGGGTTCACTTGGGATTGCTTAAAGTCTACCCAATACTGGTGTTTGATGGACTGGTTTAGATTGGTGGCTACACTATCAGCAGGTAAAGATGATAGGTTCAGGAGCATGAGGGATTGGGCGATAAACACAGTGGATAAAATGAAAGCCGATGATATTGCTAGTGCAGTTGCTTCTAGTAGTGCAATTCCTGCCACTCATACAGATCCTCGTGACCCCCCAATTCGTAGAAGAGCTAAGGATCGTGCCGGACAACGGTGTAGTATATGTCGGGAGCTCGGACATAACAAAACTACATGTCCAGATCGGAGTAAGTATGATAGGGGTTCACATGAACGGCATAGTCTACTTACAGATGATGATGCATATGAGGCTATGTGGGATGAGGAAGAAGACTTCATTTATGAGGAAGATGAAGGTGAATGTGCGGTAAATTCTAGTTCTAAATCTAGCAGAGATCAA GATATGGAGATAGATGACTCTAAttatgaatttggaaatgaGGACGATGGAGCCAATGAAATTAATTAG